In Kitasatospora sp. NBC_00240, the following are encoded in one genomic region:
- a CDS encoding LacI family DNA-binding transcriptional regulator has translation MTEHQPVGALPRPTLESVAERAGVSRATASRVVNGGEGVRESLRAKVQQAVDELGYVPNLAARTLVTRRNGAVAVVVAEPESRLFSDPFFAQHLRGISRELSAADNQMVLLLVEDQHDYERVGRYLAGGHVDGALLFSLHHSDPLPEMARRVGLPTVIGGRPGWPGAEADRELVYVDSDNRGGARLAVQHLRSLGRTRIATITGPLDQTSSIDRLDGYRDLLPDGDPELIAEGDFTADGGGRAMAQLLARRPALDAVFAASDAMASGALRVLREHGRRVPEDIAIVGFDDVESIAAWTDPPLTTVRQDIEEMGRLMARLLLRRLAGPGGPGPTSIIIPTTLVRRASA, from the coding sequence GTGACCGAGCACCAGCCCGTCGGCGCACTGCCGCGCCCCACCCTGGAATCCGTCGCCGAACGCGCCGGAGTCTCCAGGGCCACCGCCTCACGCGTGGTGAACGGGGGCGAGGGCGTCCGCGAGTCCCTGCGGGCCAAGGTCCAGCAGGCCGTCGACGAGCTCGGCTACGTCCCCAATCTCGCCGCCCGCACCCTGGTCACCCGCCGCAACGGCGCGGTCGCCGTGGTCGTGGCGGAGCCCGAGAGCCGGCTCTTCTCCGACCCCTTCTTCGCCCAGCACCTGCGCGGGATCAGCCGCGAGCTGTCGGCCGCCGACAACCAGATGGTCCTGCTGCTGGTCGAGGACCAGCACGATTACGAGCGGGTCGGCCGCTACCTGGCTGGCGGCCACGTCGACGGCGCCCTGCTCTTCTCCCTCCACCACAGCGACCCGCTGCCCGAGATGGCCCGCCGGGTCGGCCTGCCCACCGTGATCGGCGGCCGCCCCGGCTGGCCCGGCGCCGAGGCCGACCGCGAGCTGGTCTACGTCGACAGCGACAACCGGGGCGGCGCCCGCCTCGCCGTCCAGCACCTGCGCTCGCTCGGCCGCACCAGGATCGCCACCATCACCGGCCCGCTCGACCAGACCTCCTCGATCGACCGCCTCGACGGCTACCGCGACCTGCTCCCGGACGGCGACCCCGAGCTGATCGCCGAGGGCGACTTCACCGCCGACGGCGGCGGCCGGGCGATGGCCCAGCTGCTCGCCCGCCGCCCCGCCCTGGACGCCGTCTTCGCCGCCTCCGACGCGATGGCCTCCGGCGCCCTGCGGGTGCTCCGGGAGCACGGCCGCCGGGTCCCCGAGGACATCGCGATCGTCGGCTTCGACGACGTCGAGTCGATCGCCGCCTGGACCGACCCGCCGCTCACCACCGTCCGCCAGGACATCGAGGAGATGGGCCGCCTGATGGCCCGCCTCCTGCTCCGCCGGCTCGCCGGCCCGGGCGGTCCCGGCCCGACCTCGATCATCATCCCGACCACGCTGGTCCGGCGGGCCTCGGCCTGA
- a CDS encoding AlkA N-terminal domain-containing protein gives MIDDDMRYRAVDSRDARFDGVFFTAVTTTGIYCRPSCPAVTPKRVNCTFYPTAAAAQGAGFRACRRCRPDSVPGSPEWNHRADLVGRAMRLIGDGVVDRDGVAGLAGRLGYSSRQLQRQLTAELGAGPIALARARRAQTARLLLQTTDLPVTEVAFAAGFASVRQFNDTVREVYDRTPSGLREEVAAGRRTSGPAGGLTLRLAYRGALDSDHLIDFLALRAVPGVEEVVPGTRPGVRTYRRTLALPYGHGIAEVDGLATADPRTRGWLDCRLRLTDLRDLTTAVHRLRALFDLDADPDTVDEQLGDDPLLGAHVRARPGLRSPGHVDPHELAVRAVLGQQVTVVAARTLAARLAAKYGVALPEPSGGLDRLFPTAAALAVADPADLAMPAARKRALTGLCAALAEGAVRLDGGVDREQAAADLLALPGIGPWTVGYLRMRALADPDVFLPGDVGVRHGLIGLGAAGDPKSAATTAEAWAPWRSYAVHRLWAASSGEGAAGVPDAGTDPLRTGVTSDRARKGVPVGADRPADRNAERETA, from the coding sequence GTGATTGACGACGACATGCGCTACCGGGCCGTGGACAGCCGGGACGCCCGCTTCGACGGGGTCTTCTTCACGGCCGTCACCACGACCGGCATCTACTGCCGCCCGAGCTGCCCGGCCGTGACGCCGAAACGGGTCAACTGCACGTTCTACCCGACGGCCGCCGCCGCCCAGGGCGCCGGGTTCCGGGCCTGCCGGCGCTGCCGTCCGGACTCGGTGCCGGGCTCCCCGGAGTGGAACCACCGGGCCGACCTGGTCGGCCGGGCGATGCGGCTGATCGGCGACGGTGTGGTCGACCGCGACGGCGTCGCCGGCCTCGCCGGCCGGCTCGGGTACAGCTCCCGCCAGCTGCAGCGCCAGCTCACCGCCGAGCTCGGCGCCGGCCCGATCGCGCTGGCCCGGGCCCGCCGCGCGCAGACCGCCAGACTGCTGCTGCAGACCACCGACCTGCCGGTGACCGAGGTCGCCTTCGCCGCCGGCTTCGCCTCCGTCCGGCAGTTCAACGACACCGTGCGCGAGGTCTACGACCGCACCCCCAGCGGATTGCGCGAGGAGGTGGCGGCGGGCCGCCGCACCAGCGGACCGGCCGGCGGCCTCACCCTGCGTCTCGCCTACCGGGGCGCCCTCGACAGCGACCACCTGATCGACTTCCTCGCGCTGCGCGCCGTCCCCGGCGTGGAGGAGGTCGTCCCCGGCACGCGCCCGGGCGTACGCACCTACCGCCGTACGCTCGCGCTCCCGTACGGGCACGGCATCGCCGAGGTGGACGGGCTCGCCACCGCCGACCCCCGCACCCGCGGCTGGCTCGACTGCCGCCTGCGGCTCACCGACCTTCGGGACCTCACCACCGCCGTGCACCGGCTGCGCGCCCTGTTCGACCTGGACGCCGACCCCGACACGGTGGACGAGCAGCTCGGCGACGACCCCCTGCTCGGCGCGCACGTCCGGGCCCGGCCCGGCCTGCGCTCGCCCGGCCACGTCGACCCGCACGAGCTGGCCGTGCGGGCCGTGCTCGGCCAGCAGGTCACCGTCGTCGCGGCCCGCACCCTGGCGGCCCGGCTCGCCGCGAAGTACGGTGTCGCGCTGCCCGAACCGAGCGGCGGACTCGACCGCCTCTTCCCCACGGCCGCCGCCCTCGCGGTCGCCGACCCGGCGGACCTCGCCATGCCCGCCGCCCGCAAGCGCGCCCTCACCGGCCTCTGCGCGGCCCTGGCCGAGGGGGCCGTCCGACTGGACGGCGGCGTCGACCGCGAGCAGGCCGCCGCCGACCTGCTGGCCCTGCCCGGCATCGGCCCCTGGACGGTCGGCTACCTGCGGATGCGGGCCCTCGCCGACCCGGACGTCTTCCTGCCCGGCGACGTCGGCGTCCGGCACGGCCTGATCGGGCTCGGCGCCGCCGGCGACCCGAAGAGTGCCGCGACGACCGCCGAGGCCTGGGCCCCCTGGCGCTCGTACGCCGTGCACCGGCTGTGGGCCGCCTCCTCGGGCGAGGGCGCGGCAGGCGTCCCGGACGCCGGTACCGACCCCTTGCGTACCGGCGTTACCAGTGACAGGGCCCGGAAGGGCGTGCCGGTCGGCGCGGACCGACCGGCGGACCGGAACGCGGAGCGTGAGACGGCATGA
- a CDS encoding methylated-DNA--[protein]-cysteine S-methyltransferase, whose amino-acid sequence MTTVFTMMDSPLGRLLLSGVRDGDGPAALAAVTAPGQKGAQAEPADDWEYDPDALAPAVDQLTAYFAGERTTFDLPLAPVGTDFRQRIWKALDDIPYGTTVTYGQLAAAAGESPRAVRAVGGAVGANPLLIIRPCHRVMGASGALTGFAAGVERKRWLLDLEGGALF is encoded by the coding sequence ATGACCACGGTATTCACCATGATGGACAGCCCCCTGGGCCGGCTGCTGCTCAGCGGTGTGCGGGACGGCGACGGCCCGGCGGCGCTGGCCGCGGTGACCGCCCCCGGCCAGAAGGGCGCCCAGGCCGAGCCCGCCGACGACTGGGAGTACGACCCGGACGCGCTGGCCCCCGCCGTCGACCAGCTGACCGCCTACTTCGCGGGGGAGCGGACCACCTTCGACCTGCCGCTGGCCCCGGTCGGCACCGACTTCCGCCAGCGGATCTGGAAGGCCCTCGACGACATCCCGTACGGCACCACCGTCACCTACGGCCAGCTCGCGGCCGCGGCGGGGGAGTCGCCCCGGGCCGTCCGCGCGGTCGGCGGCGCGGTCGGCGCCAACCCGCTGCTGATCATCCGCCCCTGCCACCGCGTGATGGGCGCGAGCGGCGCCCTGACCGGCTTCGCGGCGGGTGTGGAGCGCAAGCGGTGGCTGCTGGACCTGGAGGGCGGGGCGCTGTTCTGA
- a CDS encoding aminoglycoside phosphotransferase family protein encodes MNGIPAAFARGTVEREGAPGAAWIAELPGIVAELTEHWECVPDGEATHGGVGLVVPVRRRAEGATVLKVSFPHPGNAHEPEASAAWGGRGAVLLHERDDQHFALLLERVRTSTLAAVADGDRVATVPGRVCRRLAVPAPPGLPRLRRQADLWEEQLRADSAHLAHALPHRVVDAAVATVRDLGRVQPDLLVHGDLHARNILRADREPWLAVDPKGYAGDPAYDGGTLLKSRAPALLEADDLRTAAGRILDVFAEAAELDRERVRRWAQLHAVQAAFSGRRRGFRIARSGPRRDLLTAFVDRLAEVITEDR; translated from the coding sequence ATGAACGGGATCCCGGCGGCGTTCGCGCGTGGCACCGTCGAGCGCGAAGGGGCACCCGGGGCGGCCTGGATCGCCGAACTGCCAGGTATCGTCGCCGAGTTGACGGAGCACTGGGAATGCGTGCCGGACGGCGAGGCCACCCACGGAGGCGTCGGGCTGGTCGTCCCGGTACGGCGGCGGGCCGAGGGGGCCACCGTACTGAAGGTGTCCTTCCCGCACCCCGGCAACGCCCACGAGCCGGAGGCGTCGGCGGCGTGGGGCGGGCGCGGCGCCGTCCTGCTGCACGAGCGCGACGACCAGCACTTCGCCCTGCTGCTCGAACGGGTGCGGACGTCCACCCTGGCGGCCGTCGCGGACGGCGACCGGGTGGCGACCGTCCCGGGGCGCGTCTGCCGCCGCCTGGCCGTCCCCGCGCCGCCCGGTCTCCCCCGGCTGCGGCGGCAGGCCGACCTCTGGGAGGAGCAACTCCGCGCGGACTCAGCACACTTGGCGCACGCCCTGCCGCACCGCGTGGTGGACGCCGCCGTGGCGACCGTCCGCGACCTCGGCCGCGTCCAGCCGGACCTCCTCGTCCACGGCGACCTGCACGCCAGGAACATCCTGCGCGCCGACCGGGAGCCCTGGCTGGCCGTCGACCCCAAGGGGTACGCGGGCGACCCGGCCTACGACGGGGGCACCCTGCTCAAGTCGCGCGCGCCCGCCCTGCTGGAGGCGGACGACCTGCGCACCGCCGCCGGCCGCATCCTGGACGTCTTCGCCGAGGCCGCCGAACTCGACCGCGAACGCGTCCGCCGCTGGGCCCAACTGCACGCCGTCCAGGCCGCGTTCTCCGGCCGCCGGCGCGGATTCCGGATCGCCCGCAGCGGCCCCCGACGCGACCTGCTCACCGCGTTCGTGGACCGCCTGGCGGAAGTGATCACGGAGGACCGGTAG
- a CDS encoding MarR family winged helix-turn-helix transcriptional regulator: MPSQPTPDPTGPDTSDGAPDLTAPSVRNGSEDANGTGHANGHGTEAPEGGPDGNPDHREPPPAVEHARLLTDVVTRLRRALRSSIRTDYPWESLPMAQIELLQTLAAAPLRVGELAARQRLAPNTVSGLVSKLLDAGFVDRQPDPGDRRTARIALTDDGHRQLADWQHAHERRIAGALGSLTPADRDAVMAALPGLESLARALASPLPDERPARPAAGER; encoded by the coding sequence ATGCCGTCACAGCCCACCCCCGACCCGACCGGCCCCGACACCTCGGACGGCGCCCCGGACCTCACCGCCCCCTCCGTCCGGAACGGGAGCGAGGACGCGAACGGAACGGGGCACGCGAACGGGCACGGGACCGAGGCACCGGAGGGCGGCCCCGACGGCAATCCCGACCACCGCGAGCCCCCGCCCGCCGTCGAGCACGCCCGGCTGCTGACCGACGTGGTGACCCGGCTGCGCCGCGCCCTGCGCAGCAGCATCCGCACCGACTACCCCTGGGAGTCGCTGCCGATGGCGCAGATCGAACTCCTGCAGACGCTGGCCGCCGCCCCGCTGCGGGTCGGCGAACTGGCGGCCCGCCAGCGGCTGGCCCCGAACACCGTCAGCGGCCTGGTCAGCAAGCTGCTGGACGCCGGATTCGTCGACCGCCAGCCCGACCCGGGCGACCGCCGCACCGCCCGGATCGCCCTCACCGACGACGGCCACCGGCAGCTGGCGGACTGGCAGCACGCCCACGAACGCCGCATCGCCGGCGCCCTCGGCAGCCTCACCCCCGCCGACCGCGACGCGGTGATGGCCGCGCTCCCCGGCCTGGAGTCCCTCGCCAGGGCCCTGGCGAGCCCCCTCCCGGACGAGCGACCGGCCCGGCCGGCCGCGGGCGAGCGCTGA
- a CDS encoding MFS transporter, which translates to MATEHPAAPPPSLGGRLLGSRLFTEHPRPRGVAGWRYAHWLAVGTVCLGAFLGQLTASITALVFPALEQHFRADLATVEWVALAYLLVLVALLAPVGRLSDLVGRKTMYLWGFAVFAAASLGAGLAGGLWVLVACRAVQAVGGAMMQANSVALVARGVPERAMRGALGIQAAAQGLGLALGPTLGGLLVQHASWRWAFWINVPIGVLGIAAGWFLLPRTHPDGRPPVAGPPPNTARRRAGRGRWAAVGRAHEGGFDLAGLLLLAGASGALLLALSTASGLPLPGWAPPVLLLTSAGLAVALARQEQRAERPIIAPGLVNTPGVRSGLAVALLGYLLLFCPLVLGPMMLAAAGVPVARAGLVITLLPAAFALAAAVGGRLLPAHFADGARCRWGAGTAGAGLALLAVLPAGAGSAAVALPVVGFGLGLLLPANNALVMRAVPAECSAVGGGMVNMVRSLGTAFGTALPVLGVHLAGPATGGRSVLIALVALAGLAVGLGGPGAGVRRT; encoded by the coding sequence ATGGCCACCGAACACCCCGCCGCCCCTCCGCCGTCCCTCGGGGGCCGGCTGCTCGGCAGCCGGCTGTTCACCGAGCACCCCAGGCCGCGCGGGGTGGCCGGCTGGCGGTACGCGCACTGGCTCGCCGTCGGCACGGTCTGCCTCGGGGCCTTCCTGGGGCAGCTGACCGCCAGCATCACCGCGCTGGTGTTCCCGGCCCTGGAGCAGCACTTCCGGGCGGACCTCGCCACCGTCGAGTGGGTGGCACTGGCGTACCTGCTCGTCCTGGTGGCGCTGCTGGCGCCGGTCGGCCGGCTGTCCGACCTGGTCGGCCGCAAGACCATGTACCTCTGGGGGTTCGCGGTGTTCGCCGCCGCCTCGCTCGGGGCGGGGCTGGCCGGCGGCCTCTGGGTGCTGGTGGCGTGCCGGGCGGTCCAGGCGGTCGGCGGCGCGATGATGCAGGCCAACAGCGTGGCGCTGGTGGCCCGGGGCGTCCCGGAGCGGGCGATGCGCGGCGCGCTGGGCATCCAGGCGGCCGCCCAAGGGCTGGGACTCGCGCTCGGGCCGACCCTGGGTGGCTTGCTGGTGCAGCACGCGTCCTGGCGCTGGGCGTTCTGGATCAACGTACCGATCGGGGTGCTGGGCATCGCGGCCGGCTGGTTCCTGCTGCCCCGGACCCACCCCGACGGGCGCCCCCCGGTCGCCGGACCGCCACCGAACACCGCTCGCCGCCGGGCCGGCAGAGGGCGGTGGGCCGCCGTCGGGCGGGCCCACGAGGGCGGGTTCGACCTGGCCGGGCTGCTGCTCCTGGCCGGCGCCTCGGGCGCGCTGCTGCTCGCCCTGTCGACCGCCTCCGGGCTCCCGCTGCCGGGCTGGGCGCCCCCGGTCCTGCTGCTCACGTCGGCGGGCCTGGCCGTGGCGCTGGCCCGGCAGGAGCAACGGGCCGAGCGGCCGATCATCGCTCCCGGGCTGGTCAACACCCCGGGCGTGCGGTCCGGACTGGCGGTCGCCCTGCTCGGCTACCTGCTGCTGTTCTGCCCGCTGGTGCTGGGCCCGATGATGCTGGCGGCGGCGGGTGTGCCGGTCGCCCGGGCCGGACTGGTGATCACCCTGCTGCCGGCCGCCTTCGCCCTCGCCGCAGCGGTCGGTGGCCGCCTGCTGCCCGCGCACTTCGCGGACGGCGCGCGCTGCCGCTGGGGCGCCGGCACGGCCGGGGCCGGGCTGGCGCTGCTCGCGGTGCTGCCGGCGGGGGCGGGCTCCGCGGCGGTGGCGCTGCCGGTGGTGGGATTCGGGCTTGGCCTGCTGCTGCCGGCCAACAACGCGCTGGTGATGCGGGCCGTCCCGGCCGAGTGCTCGGCGGTGGGCGGCGGCATGGTCAACATGGTCCGCAGCCTGGGGACGGCGTTCGGTACGGCGCTGCCCGTCCTCGGCGTCCACCTGGCGGGGCCGGCGACCGGCGGACGGTCGGTGCTGATCGCCCTGGTGGCCCTCGCCGGCCTGGCGGTGGGCCTCGGCGGACCTGGCGCCGGGGTGCGGCGGACGTAG
- a CDS encoding DUF305 domain-containing protein translates to MASGTSASGTVSATPATDSPEAGFARDMAVHHQQAVDLSFIVRDRTADVPVRNLAFDIINTQANQRGMMMGWLDQWGLTQSSQAKPMAWMKMGHAYEPHDGSLMPGMATNAQLDKLRALSGRDAEIWYLQLMLEHHKGGVAMAQGYVDLAVNESEKRLAQSMVVGQTSEIQLITDMLAERGAKPVS, encoded by the coding sequence GTGGCGAGCGGGACCAGTGCCTCCGGCACGGTCTCGGCGACCCCCGCCACGGACTCGCCGGAGGCCGGCTTCGCCCGGGACATGGCCGTCCACCACCAGCAGGCGGTCGACCTGTCCTTCATCGTCCGCGACCGCACCGCGGACGTCCCGGTGCGCAACCTGGCCTTCGACATCATCAACACCCAGGCCAACCAGCGGGGCATGATGATGGGCTGGCTCGACCAGTGGGGGCTGACGCAGTCCTCGCAGGCGAAGCCGATGGCCTGGATGAAGATGGGCCACGCGTACGAGCCGCACGACGGCTCGCTGATGCCGGGCATGGCCACCAACGCCCAGCTCGACAAGCTGCGCGCGCTCAGCGGCCGGGACGCCGAGATCTGGTACCTGCAGCTGATGCTGGAGCACCACAAGGGCGGCGTGGCGATGGCCCAGGGGTACGTCGACCTGGCGGTGAACGAGTCCGAGAAGCGGCTCGCGCAGTCGATGGTGGTCGGGCAGACCTCCGAGATCCAGCTGATCACGGACATGCTCGCGGAGCGCGGCGCCAAGCCGGTCTCCTGA
- a CDS encoding DUF3105 domain-containing protein, which produces MGSASKQSSKSNKPTGKQAGLDRRARIAELRAEEQRRDRRNKWIAGGVAGALVIGAIATGTWIVVDANNKKNAKRAAAEAAANATIDGVKTFDNLTRNHVQTKVTYAQTPPVGGDHNPVWLDCMGHVYDQPVENERAVHSLEHGAVWVTYNAKATADDIKALSAKVTATPYTLMSPYPDEEGTITLNAWGTQLVVDSATDPRVGTFFDKYVQGKQTQEPGASCTGPQ; this is translated from the coding sequence ATGGGTTCCGCCTCCAAGCAGTCCAGCAAGTCGAACAAGCCGACCGGCAAGCAGGCGGGTCTCGACCGCCGCGCCCGGATCGCCGAGCTCCGCGCCGAGGAGCAGCGCCGCGACCGTCGCAACAAGTGGATCGCGGGCGGCGTCGCGGGCGCGCTGGTGATCGGCGCGATAGCCACCGGCACCTGGATCGTGGTCGACGCCAACAACAAGAAGAACGCCAAGCGGGCCGCCGCGGAGGCCGCCGCCAACGCGACCATCGACGGCGTGAAGACCTTCGACAACCTGACCCGCAACCACGTCCAGACGAAGGTCACCTACGCGCAGACCCCGCCGGTCGGCGGCGACCACAACCCGGTCTGGCTGGACTGCATGGGCCACGTCTACGACCAGCCGGTCGAGAACGAGCGCGCCGTCCACTCGCTGGAGCACGGCGCCGTCTGGGTCACCTACAACGCCAAGGCCACCGCCGACGACATCAAGGCGCTGTCCGCGAAGGTGACAGCCACCCCCTACACCCTGATGAGCCCGTACCCGGACGAGGAGGGCACCATCACCCTCAACGCCTGGGGCACCCAGCTGGTCGTGGACAGCGCCACCGACCCGCGGGTCGGCACCTTCTTCGACAAGTACGTCCAGGGCAAGCAGACCCAGGAGCCCGGCGCCTCCTGCACGGGCCCGCAGTGA